GGTCGGCAGATTGAAAGTTCCTAAAGTACTTGATGAAACCGCTTAGTAATCTTTTTATGAGCAATATCTGCGCTCTGGCCGAATTGAATCCCTCGTTTCCCATAAAGCCAAGATCAAGAGCTACGAAACACTGTGCTTCCAATTCGTACAGAGAACCCCGTGCCATATGGAGAAAATGGAGTGTGTCTTTATTGGTTCTTCTGCCACACCCTTCCGCTATGTTAGAAAGGATTGAAATCGTGGATCTGCGCATTTGTGAGACCAATCCGAATCGTTCTTCACTGGGAAAAACAGTAGTTAGCCTATAAATAACGGTTGTGAGTTTCCGTGCTTCGGTCCATACTTCGAGTTCGGTGTAATTCATTGTTAAGGCCATTTTTTGACTTGTCCAAACATCCAAAAAACAGGCCATATGGTTTTACGGTAAATCCGTACTTTTTCCTAAAATTGCGTATCTTCTACACCACCCAGAACCATCAACCATCAACCATCAACCATCAACCATCAACCATCAACCATCAACCATCAACTATCAACCATGAACTCCTCCTACAAAATCCAAAAAACCGAAGCCGAATGGCTGGAGCAACTCGGCCCCGAACGCTATAAAATCCTAAGGCAAAAGGGAACCGAGTTTCCGCATACCGGAAAATACAACCTTCATTTCGAGCAGGGCACGTATGCCTGTGGCGCATGTGGGGAACCGCTTTTCGCGAGTGACTCTAAGTTCAATTCCCATTGTGGTTGGCCGTCGTTTGACGAGGCGCTTCCGGGTAAAATCGAGTATGTGCAAGACCGAACGCATGGGATGATCCGCACGGAAATCCTGTGTGCGACCTGTGGCAGCCACCTGGGACACGTTTTTGATGATGGCCCGACGGAAACCGGACAACGGTATTGCGTGAATTCGGCGTCGGTGGATTTTAGAAATGAGTGAAGGATTTAGAACTGAGCAACTGAGGAACTGAGTAACTGAGTAACTGAGGAATGAGGAACTGAGCAACTGAGGAACTGAGGAACTGAGGAATTGAGTAACTGAGGAACTGAGGAACTGAGGAATGGAGGAATGGAGGAATGGAGGAATGGAGGAACTGGGGAATTGGCGAACGGAGGAACTGAGGAATTGAGGAATTGAGGAACTGAGTAACTGAGGAGTTGAGGAACTGGCGAACAGAGGAACTAAGGAACTACGGGCATTCGGCCATCCGGTAATTGTGGCCCCATGGACTTACGGACTCAGGAACTAAGGGACTCAGGGACTTAGGGACTTAGGGACTAAGGGACTTAAGGACTAAGGGACTTAGGGACTCACGAACCCCCAACAAAAAAGGGACGATCTCTATTGGAGACCGTCCCTTTTCTATTGGAGCGTTCAAGACGTAAAGCAACGGAAGCCTGCGCTGTAACCCTCGCCTTTTACGGTATTCTTACATTTCCTCGCTTCCGCCCTTTTCTACGCTATCGAAGTTTCATAATTGCTGAGTTCCCACCTGCCTTACGTCATCTTAGAGTGCCGCCCTTCTACGCCAGATGCGCTTCTCAGTTCCTCAGTTCCTCAGTTCCTCAGTTACTCAATTCCTCAATTCCTCAGTTCCTCAGTTACTCAGTTACTTCTTCTACTTCAAAATAAAACTCACGCTTACCACAGCACTGATCTCAATCTCTCCGGCTGCCAGCGTGTCATTGCCGCCCATTGCATCTTTAGCCATGGCCATAGCGCGCATTTCATACATCGGACGCGGGTAGTCGACAGGAGAATTGTCGGTGACGGTAAAGGCCGAACCCAATTGCTGTCCGAGGGCTGATGTAAAGTCGAGGGCTTTCTTCCGGGCGTCTTCAATGGCTTTTTTGCGGGCTTCCGACTTGAGGGTTTCCGCTTTTGAAGAGGCGAATTCGATGCCGTAAATGTTGTTGACGCCCTGGTCGACAAGGCCTTCCATCAATCCGTCGTATTTCGTCAAATCACGGATCAGGATGCGGATGGTTTGTGTGGCAACGTAGTTGTGCTTTTTCTTTTCGTAATCGTACTCGTCGTTGAGCGTCACGCGTTGGGTGCGGAAGTCGGCGTCGGCTATGCCTGCCTTGCGGATGTATTTCACGACCGCATCGGTGCGGCTGTCATTTTCCTTCTTCACATCGGCGGCCTTCGAGCCCTTGGTTTCGATCGATACGTTGATGCTTACCTGGTCGGGTGCCACTTTAACTTTGCCCTCGCCATTCACCGTGATCAACGCGGGTTGCTGGGGTACGGGTGGCGGAAGTTGTGCCCAGGCAGAGGCGCCAGCCAACAGAACGGTCATTAAAAAAATCTTTTTCATAGTCAATATGTATTAAAGGTTTGTAAACAGGTTCAAAGCTTTCCCGACTTGGCCAAAATAAAAAGTACCACGATGGGAACCGCGAGGAGCACGACGATTGGTAGATGGCGTGAGACCAGATCCGGTTGGTGTGCCAAGGTCAGGAGATAGCCGCCTACCGCGCCGCCGAAGTGGGCGGTGTGGCCGATGTTGTCGGTTCGGGTGCGCATGCCATAAATCGAATAGAACAGGTAGAGTATGCCGAATATATAGGCTGGAATATCAATGGGAATGAACATGATGTTGATGTCCCCGTTTGGATTGAACAGTATGGCCGAGTATAGAACGCCGGTAACGGCACCCGAAGCCCCTATTGCCCGGTAACTGTATTCATCTTTGTGGAAATAGAGGGTGAACAGACTTCCAAAAGCGAGGCTGCCAAAATAGACCACCAGAAACCAGAACGAACCCATTTCCAAAATCACCGTGGGCGCAAAAAAATACAACGTCAACATGTTAAATCCGAAGTGCATGATGTCGGCATGCAGAAAGCCGGATGTCAGCATCCGATAGTGTTGTCCGGCCCGGATGCTCCCGATGTGGAACTCATATTTGCGAAAAAACGAAAGGTCGTCGAAGCCCTTGAAACTGACGAAAGCCGTCACGGCGATGATGACAAGTAAGGCGGGTTGTAGGAGTTCATTCATACCGGGCGAAGGTATTACATAAGATGTTAAGTACATCGGAATTTAAGAAATTCACAAGAAATCGACCTATATTTGCCCCAAATTATGATTGCATGCAATTACTCGCCTTTTGGTTGCTGTATCCGCTGCTTTGGTGCATTTCCGTCCTTCCGTTTCCTTTGCTCTACGCGCTCTCTGACCTGACGTACTTCTTCGTCTATCGTGTGTTCGGATACCGGAAGAAAGCCGTCCGTAAAAACCTCGACATCGCCCTTCCCCATCTTTCGGTGGCGGAACGTCGCGTGGTGGAACGGAAGTTTTATGCCCATATGTGCGACATGTTCCTCGAAATGATCAAAACGCTGACCATTTCTACCAAAGAGATGAACCGGCGTTTTCGCTACACCAATATCGAATTACTCCATGAGTATGAGAAAACCGGCCGGAGTCTCATCCTTATGTGCGCGCATTACGCCAGTTGGGAATGGCTGATCGTGATGGCCGAGCATATCCATGTGTATCGTACGGTAGCGGTCTATAAACGTATCGCAAACCAACGTTTTGACAAATTGGTACGCGACATCCGTGCGCGCCTCAATACCGAACTCATTGAGGCCCAAAAAGCCATCGAAGTGTTACACCAACAGAAAGAAGAAGGTATTCTGGCCGTTTACGGTTTTCTCGGCGACCAATCGCCCCAACTTACGAAGGCGCGTCACTGGGACACGTTTATGGGGCAGGAAGTTCCGATCCACACCGGTGGGGAGATGTTGGCGAAGAAACTCAACCTCAACATCGCCTATTGCCGCGTTACAAAGAAGAAGCGGGGCTATTATGAAGCGACGATTATCCCGTTGGCGGAAAATCCGAGGGAGTACCGCGATTACGAGATTACTACCAAATACTTAAAGGAAGTAGAGAAACAGATACTGGAAGCGCCGGAATTCTACTTCTGGACGCACAAGCGCTGGAAGCACACCGGTAAAAAGAAAAAGCCGGTTATGCAGGAAACCACCGCGTAACCAAATCCCGTTCAAACGACCCGGCCTGGTGGTGGCGGAACTCGTTCGACTTCCGGTCGTAATGATAGTCACCCGCCCATTCTTCATGGTGCGCTGCCAATTGCCGAATCGCCTCACACACATAGCGGATTTCGTCGTTGGTGGTGGTAGGATGGATTGACATCCGCACCCATCCCGGTTTTTCATGAAGGTCACCTGAATCGATCATGCACGTAAGGCTGTGCGACGTTTCCTGGTCGACGTTCAGCAGGTAGTGGCCATAAGTGCCGGCACAACTGCAACCGCCCCTGGCCTGTATACCGAAACGGTCGTTCAGCAACTTCACGGCAAGGTTGAAGTGGAGCCCGTTGATGTAAAAACTAAAAATGCCCAGTCGGTCTTTTTGTTTGCCGGCCAATAGGTTTAGGTTCGGAATCGTCTCCAACTCGTTGAATACGTAGGAAATCAGCTTTTCTTCCCGTTCGTGTATCTTGTCGACACCCATTTCTTCTTTCAGCCGGATGGCAAGGGCGGCCCGGATGACCTGCAGGAAACCGGGGGTTCCGCCGTCTTCACGGACTTCAATATCGCTGATATATTTGTGTTCACCCCAGGGGTTCGTCCAACTGACAGTGCCACCACCCGGATTATCTGGTACGAGGTTGTGGTAGAGTTTGCGATTGAAGACGAGGATACCCGTGCTTCCGGGTCCACCGAGGAACTTATGTGGCGAGAAGAAAATGGCATCCAACGAACACTCCGGATCGGAAGGGTGCATATCAATCGTATCGTACGGCCCTGAACAGGCGAAATCGACGAAACAGAGTCCACCATGCCGGTGCATCACTTTCGCCACTTCGTGATACGGTGTCCGGATACCCGTAACATTCGAACAGGCGGTAATCGATGCGATCTTCAGCGAGCGGTCTTCGTATTTGCGTACTTCGTTTTCGAAGGTTTCGAGGCAAAGGAGTCCTTCCGGACACGATGGGACCACCACTACATCGGCCGTTGTCTCCAGCCAGGAGGTTTGATTCGAATGGTGCTCCATGTGGGAAATGAACACCACCGGCCGTTCGGTCGGCGGCACGGTCGCTTTCAGGTGTTCGGGTAAGCGCAGGCCCAGAATCCGTTGGAACTTATTGACGACTCCCGTCATGCCGGTTCCATAGGTGATCAGGACGTCATCGGATCCGGCGTTGACGTGGCGTTTGATGATGTCGCGCGCTTCATGATAGGCCAGGGTCATGGCGGTTCCGGATACGGTCGTCTCGGTGTGGGTATTGGCTACGAAGGGGCCGAATTCATTCAGTATTTTCTCTTCGATCGGACGATACAGGCGTCCGGAGGCGGTCCAGTCGGTATAAATGATGCGACGCGTTCCGAAAGGGGAGTCAAATTCCTGCCCGATGCCCACAATGTGTTGGCGAAATCGATTGAAATAGGCTTCGAGTTCAACGGAAAGTGCAGTATCGGCAATCATACCCGGATTTTTTTGAGAATGTCCAAAAGTACGGATTTATTTTCTTAGCCCGAATAGCATTCAAAAGGTTGCATCTCGGGATTAACGAACCTGCAAATTCTAATTTTAATTGCATTTTTATTAAAAACACATGCTGTATGAACGTTAGTAATATGAAAAAAGTAGATTATCTCCGTTTTTTGAATAAAAACATGAAAAGTAAATCAAATAATGTAAGAAGTTCAATAATTATATAGTTTTGCCTCCGATAACTAAAACAAATCAAACTCATGAAAAAAATTCTTTATCTCTTTGTAGCTATCGCTGCTATGACAACCGTTTCTTCCTGCAGCAGTGATGATGATGGCGGAGGAAGTGGATCACTAAAAATTGGAAGCAGTACGTTCACGCCGTCTACTAACACAGATGTTCTACTTTACAATACAACGGATGTTGAAGCCGGCACAGATGTTTCTGTCCGCTATTTCAGTCTCATACTGGGTAGTATGACTTCTCCTTCTTATCTGGAGCTAGAGGTAAGTTACAATACCGCGACAGGTATAGACGGAACGTACGCAATTAGCAATACTATTATGGCCGGTAAAGCAACGGTTAGTTTTGAAACACCTGAATTGGCCTATGATTCGACTCCGGCACAGGGCACATTGAAAGTAAAAGATTTAGGTAACAATCAATTCCGACTCGAATTTAACTCGGTTTCATTGGCTGACATTGACAACATAAGTCCGACCATTGTTGCAAAGGGTACGATAAGTCCTTTCTTCAGTCCTTTCTAATCAAGAGTTCTTGAATGACGAGTAAAAGAAAAGCGACCAATAAGGTCGCTTTTAATTTATATCCCCGCGATGTCCGCGATTTCCTTCAACACCTTCTCCGCCAGTGCATCGGCCGCCGCCTGTGTTCCGGCTTCGGTATAGATCCGGATGATAGGCTCGGTGTTGGATTTCCGCAGGTGTACCCACGAATCCGCAAAGTCGATCTTTACCCCGTCAATGGTTGAAAACGTCTCGTGGGAGTACTTACGAAGCATCTCCTCAAGGATGGCATCAACGTCCAATTCCGGTGTCAGCTCGATTTTGTTTTTACTCATAAAATACTGCGGATACGATGCCCGAAGTTCTGACACCTTCATTTTGTTATTCGCCAGGTGTGTGAGGAATAAGGCCACGCCCACGAGGCTGTCACGTCCGTAATGAAGTTCCGGATAGATGATGCCCCCATTACCTTCTCCCCCAATCACGGCGTTGTTTTTCTTCATCAGTTCGACTACATTGACTTCGCCAACGGCACTTGCCTCATATGAGCCACCGTGTTTCAGGGTGATATCGCGAAGCGCCCGGGAAGACGACATATTCGAGACGGTATTGCCAGGCGTTTTAGACAACACATAATCCGCCACGGCCACCAGCGTATATTCTTCCCCAAACATTTCGCCGTCTTCGCTGATAAACGCGAGTCGGTCGACATCCGGATCGACCACAATACCAAAATCGGCTTTTTCCTCCACTACCAACCGGAAGATGTCGCCCAGGTGTTCTTTCAGTGGTTCTGGATTGTGGGGGAAGTGACCGTCGGGCGTACAATACAATTTGACACATTCAACGCCCATCTGTTCGAGTAATTTCGGGATGATAATACCCCCTGATGAGTTGACGCCATCGACCACCACCTTGAAATTAGCCGCCTTCACTGCTTCGGCATCGACCAAGGGCAGGTTGAGGACTTCGTCAATGTGGATGTCCATATACGCGTCATTTTCGGTGATTGTGCCGAGATCGTCTACGGATGCGAATGCGAACGCATCGTTCTCGGCAATCTCCAATATCTTCGCTCCGTCGGCACCTGACAGGAATTCGCCTTTGGCGTTCAGAAGCTTTAAGGCATTCCATTGTTTCGGGTTATGGGAAGCGGTAAGGATGATACCACCGTCGGCCTTCTCAAGCGGCACGGCTACCTCAACGGTAGGCGTGGTTGACAGTCCCAGATCAATTACGTCGATCCCGAGTCCGATCAGCGTATTCGCCACCAGTTGATGGATCATCGGTCCGGAGATACGGGCATCGCGGCCGATCACCACGGTCAGCTTTTCTTTTTGGACGTGTTGTTTCAGGAAGGTCCCATAGGCGGATGCGAATTTCACCGCATCCACGGGTGTGAGGTTATCGCCCGGTGCGCCGCCAATGGTGCCACGAATGCCGGAAATGGATTTGATCAGGGTCATATGCTGGTGTTTTCGGCAAAGATACAGGAAAGCCCTAATTTCCGCCGACACATAGCCGATGAACGTAACCATTTCGTAACTTAGTCGAAAATTCGTCTGTATGAGACACTTCTACCTCCTTGCCTTTTTAGTGTCCGCTACCCTCAGCGTGGCACAGCAACAAGTCTTAGTAGGAACGCAATGGCAATTGACCACTCTTACGATAGGAGGTATCTCGTATGGGGTGCCTGACAATGACGAAGCTAATCCCGCCGCTTTTTGGTTTATGGAAACAGAGGGGAATTATATGATGGAAACGGATCTCTGCAATCTGCTATTCGGAAACTGTGCCTCGGTCGACGACAGCTCGTTTACGCTCGTGCAGCCGATTTACACCACGCTGAGTCTCTGCAATTATGGGGAGAACATGTTTTTTGAAGGCCTGTACTTTTCGTTTTTCATGCAGGCAGGCGAAACGCCCACAGCCTACACCTACTCTATCGTCTACCTGGGCGATTACCCCACCCTTTTGGTAACGGCGCCCAATGGCGACCAGGCGCAATATGGCGCTTATTTTGCGGGTACCGATTCGTCTGTGCGCCAAGGCCTTGCCGTAACGCCAAATCCGGCAACTTCCTATGTGGATGTTACGTTATCGGGCGGTCAAAGCGGGGCGTTAGCTGTCTATGACCTAACCGGAAGAAAGTGCCAGTCGCAACACGTTTCCGCCGCCGAACGGGTCGATGTCAGCCGTCTGTCTGGGGGATGTTACCTGTTTTCGGTGACGACGCCTTCCGGAACCGCGACGCAAAAAGTGCTGATCCGCTAAAACGGATTAAGTACCCAAGGCAATCGAACTACAGCCATCCGGTAACAACGTCGCTGAGTTAGAAAAAAATGTACTTTAGTCGTAAACACAGTGGGCATGAAAAAACACTTCTCCATCGCTCTTTTGGCTGCATTCGTTATTTGCAAGGCGCAGAATGTGACGCTATTCGCAAATGAATGGTATTTGGATCATATGCAAATCGAAGGAATCGACTATCCGGCGCCGACGTCCGGACCCCTGGCGGACATCCAATTCAGCGTTCAATCGGGGGATGGCCCCTCTTTTTATGCCTGGACCGTGGCGTGTAAGCAGCGGACGGGATATGTCTCTTTTCCGTCAGATAACCAGCTGACGTTTTCATCCAGTTGGGGCTGGTATGGAATGGGCTGTAACTCGCCCGAGGATGCCGCGTTTGAAACGAGCTATACCTCTTTCTTTACGGTTCCGTCTACTACATTTGACTATGAAATCGTATCAGACGGACCTGAAAACTGGATGTTAGTCATGATAAATCCCGCAGGAAATAAGCTGTATTTTAAGTCCACAGCATTGCCGCCGGATATCTACATCCTGCTTTCCAGCGACTGGAAACTTCATCACATCAACGCCAATGGGTCAGATGTATATCCAACACCCACTTTTCAAACGTATGGCGTTCATCTAGATTTTACGCAACGTCCCAGCGGTATGGAATTGGCCACCGGCGCATGCCAGCCTGGTATTGGCCAGTTGACATTCAATAATGACGCGTCGTTTCTCCTTGGTCCGGTTGCCTGGTTGCAGCCCGGCTGCATGAACCCCACTGACAACGCATTCAACAACTTGTATGAATCGACCTATTATCCAATAGGACAATATTATTATACGCTCACGGATATTTCTCCTTTGTGTGGCTGCCCACAGGCGGTTTACGAATTGGCCGTTACTTCACCTACTGGGAATGTGGCCTACTACAACTCTCAATCACTGTCGACAATTGATTTCGTAAAACCGATTGTATCGATCTCCCCAAACCCTGCCACTGACTTTGTCGATCTTAACGTTCGCAACGCAACGAAGGCCTCCCTCTCGATCTGCGACCTGACGGGCCGCGTGATCCGTTCACAATCGGTTGAGGAAACCGAACACCTTGACGTCTCTGGCCTTTCCACCGGTGTTTACCTTTTCAACGTAACGACGCCTTCTGGAACTACCACGCAAAAAGTAGTGATCCGCTGAAACCGATTGCCGGATTGAAAGCGGCTTCGTATCTTTGAGGAAACCGCCTCCATGAATTTCCTCGCCCATATCTATCTTTCCGGCGATAATGAGTTGGTGCAGATCGGCAACCTGATGGCCGACGGCATCCGCGGGAAGCGGTACGACGAGTTCCCTCCCGACGTTCGGACAGGCATCCTGTTGCATCGTGAAATCGACACCTTCACCGACGCACATCCCATTTTCCGCGAAAGCACCAAACGCCTCCACAGCCAGTACCACCATTATGCCGGTGTGATCGTCGATGTGTTTTACGATCATTTCCTCGCACACAACTGGGCGTTGTATTCCACCCAACCGCTGGAGGATTTTGTGGCCCGATTCTATGATAACCTTGAGCGGCATTACGACCTGCTGACCGACCGCACCCGCGATATGATGCCGCCCATGATCCGGCACAATTGGCTGCTGTCGTACCGCGATGTCGACGGGATCGCCCGCATCATGACACAAATGGACCATCGAACCGGAAACGTATCGGGCATGCGGGACTGCGTGGGGGAATTGCTGGAATATTACGAGGAATTTGGCGCGGAATTCCGGGTTTTCTTCGAAGAACTCCGTACCTTCTGTCGCCAAAAATTACCCCTGTTATGAGGCGTGTCGTTGTCGCTCTTTTACTGACCACACTGTCTGTCTACGGTCAAACCGGACTCGTGAAACCACATGCCATGGTCGTGTCGGCCCGCAAAGAAGCCTCGGAAATCGGCGCAGCCGTCATGCGAAAGGGGGGCAATGCCTTCGATGCCATGGTCGCAACCGAACTGGCCCTGGCCGTGGCGTATCCGTATGCCGGCAACCTGGGCGGCGGTGGATTCCTGGTCTTCCGAAAAGCGAATGGCGAGACAGGTGCCCTTGACTACCGCGAGAAAGCCCCGATGGCCGCCCAACGGGATATGTACCTCGACGCCAGTGGCAACGTTATTCCGGGCAAGAGCACGGAAGGCGCGTTGGCGGTAGGCGTTCCGGGTACGATCGCCGGTATTTTCGCCGTACACGAGCGGTTCGGGAAGTTGCCCCTGCGCGACCTTTTCGAACCCGTTATCGCGTTGGCGGAAAAAGGCGTAATCATTACTGAAAACCAGGAAAAACAACTTGTCACCCACCAGAACGCCATCGTACGCGCGAGCGGACCGGATTGTTATATGGCACAGAATTACATCGCCGGGGATACGTTGAAATATCCGGCGTTGGCAGCTACGCTGAGACGCATCCTCCAAAACGGCCGTGACGAATTCTATAAAAAGGAAACGGCACAGAAAATGGTGGCGTTCCTCCAGTCAAAGGGCGGTATTGTCACATTGGAAGACCTGGCCGCGTATGAGGCAAAATGGCGGACGCCGGTGGTGTTCACCTATAAGAATGTCAAAGTTATTTCGATGTCGCCGCCGTCAAGCGGAGGCATTACGCTGGCGCAGATACTGAAGATGCTGGAACCGTATCCGTTGGAAAAATACCTTCCGAACAGCCCGGAGGCCATGGCCCTAATCACGGAAGCCGAACGACGCGCCTATGCCGATCGCAACCACTTTCTGGGTGATCCTGATTTTGTCACGATTCCGCAGACCGAACTGCTCGATCCGAAATACCTGAAAAACCGTATGAAGTCGTTCGACCCGCAGCGCGCTACGCCTTCTGCTGAAGTGGCACACGGCGCAATCACGATTTCCGAAAGCAATGAAACTACCCATTACTCGATTGTCGACGCCGAAGGCAATGCCGTGGCGGTGACCACGACGCTCAACGGGGCGTTCGGCAGTAAACTGTACAGCGACGAACTCGGCTTTTTCTTAAACAATGAAATGGACGATTTCAGTTCAAAACCCGGTGTGCCGAATTCTTACGGATTGGTGGGCGCGGAAGCCAATGCCATTGCGCCGGGTAAGCGCATGCTGAGTTCGATGACTCCGACCATTGTGGAGCGAAAGGGCAAACTGCTGATGGTATTGGGAACGCCGGGCGGCTCTACCATTATCACCTCTGTGCTACAGGTACTGCTGGATGTGTGCGTCTGGGGGATGAACATGCAACAGGCCGTCAACCAGCCCCGCTTCCACCACCAATGGCTGCCGGATGAAATCATGGTCGAACCGGGTAAATTCCAACGTGAAACCCTTGACGCCCTGACAGCGAAAGGCTATAAAATCAATGAGAAGAGTGCGCCGGTTATCGGCAAGGTTGATGCCATTCTGGTGCAACCTGACGGACAACTGGAAGCCGGTGCCGATCGTAGGGGGGATGACGCGGCGGCGGGGTTTTGAAGGAGGGTTGGGAGTTCATGGTTCATAGTTGAGGGTTCTTGGTTCTTGGTTCTTGGTTCTTGGTTCTTGGTTCTTGGTTCTTGGCTCATCGTTCATTGTTCATTGTTCATCGTTCATTGTTAACTGTTAATTGAAAAAAATCTGTGTTACGAAAGTTGCTTCATCAATTTGAATTCTTCATCGTCTGGGCCAAATTAAGGTTCACGCCGAAGCAGTTCATTTTTCTGTCGAGCGTGTTGGTCGGTCTGTCGGCGGCACTGGCTGTGATGGTGCTGAAGACGTTTGCCCACGGGGTTTTTTCCTTTGCTACGTATATCAACGGCATCCTGAAGTTGAGTTTCATCAATAGTATCCTGC
This genomic interval from Flavobacterium sp. HJ-32-4 contains the following:
- the ggt gene encoding gamma-glutamyltransferase — encoded protein: MRRVVVALLLTTLSVYGQTGLVKPHAMVVSARKEASEIGAAVMRKGGNAFDAMVATELALAVAYPYAGNLGGGGFLVFRKANGETGALDYREKAPMAAQRDMYLDASGNVIPGKSTEGALAVGVPGTIAGIFAVHERFGKLPLRDLFEPVIALAEKGVIITENQEKQLVTHQNAIVRASGPDCYMAQNYIAGDTLKYPALAATLRRILQNGRDEFYKKETAQKMVAFLQSKGGIVTLEDLAAYEAKWRTPVVFTYKNVKVISMSPPSSGGITLAQILKMLEPYPLEKYLPNSPEAMALITEAERRAYADRNHFLGDPDFVTIPQTELLDPKYLKNRMKSFDPQRATPSAEVAHGAITISESNETTHYSIVDAEGNAVAVTTTLNGAFGSKLYSDELGFFLNNEMDDFSSKPGVPNSYGLVGAEANAIAPGKRMLSSMTPTIVERKGKLLMVLGTPGGSTIITSVLQVLLDVCVWGMNMQQAVNQPRFHHQWLPDEIMVEPGKFQRETLDALTAKGYKINEKSAPVIGKVDAILVQPDGQLEAGADRRGDDAAAGF